From a single Hypanus sabinus isolate sHypSab1 chromosome 7, sHypSab1.hap1, whole genome shotgun sequence genomic region:
- the LOC132397454 gene encoding uncharacterized protein LOC132397454 — protein MSAQSSIKSTPPSDKGGKPTSSKPTQALSGVSSAAMSARSGIKSMAPSDKGSRTTSSKSAQARAKAEAAKVRLHYAKQEAVLKMKLATREAEKAAREAERAARKAEAAKVLLRYARQEAVLKMKLATKEAEIQKERAAREAERAARQREEAAREAEIQKERAARQREEAAREAETQLEMAKISTELQVLQREREEEAAMAEAKYIEEAEGSRDLTAVRSTLEGTRLERTSDYVQYQIDRQARLPSPYVFDNFPSYEEPQRVTIASHPYEEGNLPSRLRDEVKNERTDNAPSPPQQDGGEGEVHSRTTIVSPNCTEVCGQTQSSCSCSEICLTEVYPKEAQEDITKRKVTDETLGQSVFVQTEHGNKLAQSAQDTISLKPKDTKVFRDEANNGVAPLPFREPRQRSPDNKEQAVKRFTSLRKTRKRKPEMQQHTRLAHEVLCTLMAEVTAIINAQSFLPMSSDPENPFILSPSTLLTQKAGAPPPPGDFSDKDLYTKQWRQVQALANQFWPRWRQKYLPLLQQRQKWTEPHRNLANGQNHCYIP, from the exons atgtcagctcaatccagcatcaagtcgacgccgcccagcgacaagggcggtaaaccgacatcaagtaagcccacccaggcgttatcaggtgtttcaagtgctgcaatgtcagctcgatccgggatcaagtcgatggcgcccagcgacaagggcagtagaacgacatcaagtaagtccgcacaggcaagagccaaggcagaagccgccaaggtgcgactgcattacgccaaacaagaagcagttttgaaaatgaaactggccaccagagaagccgaaaaggctgccagagaagccgaaagggccgccagaaaggcagaagccgccaaggtgctactgcgttacgccagacaagaagcagttttgaaaatgaaactggccaccaaagaagccgaaatccagaaagaaagggccgccagagaagccgaaagggccgccagacaaagagaagaggctgccagagaagccgaaatccagaaagaaagg gccgccagacaaagagaagaggccgccagagaagccgaaacccagttggaaatggcaaaaatatcgacagagttgcaagtgctgcagcgagaaagagaagaagaagctgccatggcggaagcaaagtacatagaagaagctgaagggtcgcgtgatctgaccgcagtaagatctactttagaagggaccagactggaacgcacaagcgactatgtacaatatcaaatagacaggcaggctcgtctcccctctccatacgtattcgataacttccccagctacgaggaacctcagagagtcacgattgcatcacatccatacgaggaaggaaatttaccctcacggctccgtgatgaagtcaagaatgaaagaaccgacaacgctccttcacccccacaacaggacggcggggagggagaggttcactccaggacaacaattgtcagcccgaactgtacagaagtttgcggtcaaactcagtcaagctgttcttgttccgagatctgcctcactgaggtgtaccctaaagaagcacaagaagacattaccaagcgtaaagtaaccgacgagacgctaggtcagtcagtttttgttcaaaccgagcacggaaacaaacttgcacaatcagctcaagataccatttctttaaaacccaaagacaccaaggtcttcagagatgaagcaaataatggggttgccccattgcctttcagagaaccacgccagcgctcaccagataacaaagagcaggcagtcaaacggttcacgtccttacggaaaacccggaaaaggaaacctgagatgcagcaacacacccgattggcccacgaggtactgtgcaccctaatggcagaggtcacagccattataaacgcacaatcattcctacctatgtcttctgacccagaaaacccctttatactttcgccatcaacgctccttacgcagaaggcaggagcacctcctccaccaggagacttttcagacaaggatttgtacacaaagcaatggagacaagtccaggctctggcaaatcagttctggcctcgctggagacaaaaatatctacctttgttgcaacagagacaaaagtggacagaaccccacaggaatctggccaacggccagaatcactgttacattccctag